One window of the Lytechinus pictus isolate F3 Inbred chromosome 5, Lp3.0, whole genome shotgun sequence genome contains the following:
- the LOC135154232 gene encoding putative nuclease HARBI1 — MPISSDKSKFHPTSPLPMTTKMALVNAMVGAALHRERVFRDRSNPFELYDDRDMFRKYRFTRDGVSFIIDYIGDELKHNTKRSNALTPALQIFVALRFYATGSVLDSSATIHGCSRSTASRVIRRVTLALCSKRDEFIKFPCTQEEVRDTQRRFFLLASFPNVVGAIDGTHVRINGVPLGAAEHLYVNRKGFYSINVQLTCNALYEITSISARWPGSTHDSRICRTSVIAQAFREGALNGLLLGDSGYGLQSWLMTPVPLPRTRGERRYNQAHSCTRVVIEQVNGQLKSKFRCLIGGGLNMIPERASDVITACACLHNISKQMKQPEVEQERVDDDADDEANDLNEEGDAMTGKQVRDDIIRSFFA; from the exons ATGCCaatttcatccgacaagtcaaaatttcatccgacaagtccaCTGCCTATGACAACCAAGATGGCGTTAGTGAATGCTATGGTTGGAGCCGCTCTGCATAGGGAGCGTGTTTTTCGCGACAGATCCAATCCTTTTGAACTGTACGATGACAGAGATATGTTCAGAAAATATCGATTCACCAGAGATGGTGTAAGCTTCATTATTGATTATATTGGTGATGAATTGAAACACAATACTAAAAGGAGTAATGCACTGACCCCAGCACTGCAAATTTTTGTAGCACTGAGGTTCTATGCCACGGGATCTGTGCTGGATAGTTCAGCCACTATCCACGGCTGCAGTAGATCAACAGCATCAAGAGTCATAAGAAGGGTGACACTTGCTTTGTGCTCTAAAAGAGATGAG TTCATTAAATTTCCCTGCACACAAGAAGAAGTGCGTGATACCCAAAGACGTTTCTTCCTCCTGGCAAGCTTTCCCAACGTGGTTGGGGCTATTGACGGTACTCATGTTCGGATCAATGGAGTCCCCCTAGGAGCAGCCGAACATCTCTATGTAAACAGAAAGGGCTTCTACAGTATAAATGTCCAACTAACATGCAATGCCCTGTATGAGATAACAAGCATTTCTGCTCGATGGCCTGGATCTACGCACGATAGCAGGATTTGCAGG ACCAGCGTAATTGCCCAGGCCTTCAGAGAAGGAGCACTAAATGGATTGTTGCTGGGGGACTCTGGCTACGGCCTCCAATCGTGGCTAATGACACCGGTACCACTGCCAAGAACACGAGGAGAGAGAAGATACAATCA AGCTCACAGTTGCACCAGAGTTGTGATAGAACAAGTCAACGGACAATTGAAGTCTAAATTCCGTTGCCTGATTGGTGGAGGGCTCAACATGATTCCAGAACGAGCGAGCGATGTGATAACGGCATGTGCCTGCCTTCATAACATAAGCAAGCAGATGAAGCAGCCAGAGGTTGAACAGGAGAGGGTTGACGACGACGCTGATGATGAAGCCAACGACCTCAATGAAGAGGGGGATGCCATGACAGGAAAACAAGTTAGAGATGACATCATTCGTAGTTTTTTTGCATAA
- the LOC129282128 gene encoding mediator of RNA polymerase II transcription subunit 15-like, producing the protein MDTNTEEPTDGPRVTYNDAQVQAICSYVRENYTELFPCSDKPNTKGRVAEAWDRAATTLMSGGLPISNAKKAPGVHLRDLWHKMVSRAKKYRDDRSRTGGGPRPRFHQRHEMVMEVLPKPACMGFLGQESEGGNLIALLTNTEDFDNMEEQYQTTRQHQQQQQRQQQQQQHQTQQQQQQHQTGQQQQQHQTQHQTQQQHQSLQTQQQQVQPLNEHHQQDQRQKPQHSNLRQVRKRKADYQWELLECEKEKLGVMRQRLEVEREKVQVLKQIFNKLSGNVSENES; encoded by the exons ATGGACACGAACACAGAAGAACCGACG GATGGACCGAGAGTAACATATAACGATGCCCAAGTACAGGCAATATGTTCATATGTGAGAGAGAATTACACTGAATTATTTCCATGTAGTGACAAGCCAAAT ACCAAAGGACGTGTTGCAGAGGCGTGGGACAGGGCAGCCACCACATTGATGAGTGGTGGTCTGCCCATTTCTAATGCCAAGAAGGCCCCTGGTGTGCACCTCCGTGACCTATGGCACAAGATGGTGTCGAGGGCCAAAAAGTACCGTGATGACCGTTCACGTACAG GTGGTGGCCCTCGACCCAGGTTCCATCAGCGCCATGAAATGGTCATGGAGGTGCTACCTAAACCTGCATGCATGGGCTTTCTTGGCCAAGAGAGCGAAGGAGGGAATTTAATTGCCTTA CTAACGAATACGGAAGACTTTGATAACATGGAAGAGCAATATCAGACAACACGGCAGCatcaacaacagcagcagcggcagcaacaacagcaacaacaccAGACacagcaacaacagcaacaacaccAGACAGggcaacaacagcaacaacaccAGACACAGCACCAGACCCAACAACAACACCAGTCACTCCAGACCCAGCAACAGCAAGTGCAACCTTTGAATGAACACCATCAACAAGATCAACGGCAAAAACCACAGCATTCTAACCTTCGACAAGTGCGAAAAAGGAAAGCAGATTATCAGTGGGAGTTGCTGGAGTGTGAAAAGGAAAAGCTAGGTGTAATGAGGCAGAGACTAGAGGTTGAGAGAGAAAAAGTTCAAGTATTGAAGCAAATATTTAACAAACTTAGTGGCAATGTGTCAGAGAATGAATCATAA